In the Ignavibacteriales bacterium genome, GCCGCACGATATGGATCAGCATCTTCACAAACAATCATTGCATCATTGCCGCCGAGTTCTAGACAAATTGGAGTTAAAGTTTTTGAGGCTTGTCCCATCAAATATTTGCCGACTGCTACAGATCCTGTAAAAAATAATTTATTAATCCCGCTATCAAGAAAAGCATCACCGGCAATTTTTCCGGGTAGATTCATAAAATTAAAAATCCCGTTCGGAAGATTTGCAGATTCAACTGCTTCCTTCAATGCTAAGCCAACCATCTGTGTTTCAGATGCAGTTTTTAATATTACAGCATTGCCGGCAAGCAAACCCATAATAACTTCCGCCAAAGGAATTGAGAATGGGTAATTCCATGGAGAAATTATTCCTACCACTCCGTAAGGTACTCTTACTATTTTACTTCTTTTATTGATCAGAAATATATTTCCGCTTCCGAGTTTTTTATCACGTAAAAATCTTTTTGCATTTTTACAGTAGAAAGAAACTCCCATCGCAGCAGGTAAAACTTCAGTTGCTAATGCATCAATCCTGGTTTTCCCATTATCCCGGGAAATTATCTCTGCTATTTTATCTGCATTATCAACTATATATTCACGAATCTTCAAAACAGATTTAATTCTATCTGCTACTGAATATTCTTTCCATAATTTCTGTGCCTCTTCTGCATGATGGACCATTTCTACTAACTCATCAACCGAATGTAATTTAGAATATCCTAAACTTTCTCCGGTAGCCGGATTAAAATCTTCTGTTTGATTGTTCATGATTCTCCATAATATTTTGCCAATAAAATAATTACTCTAATTTAATATCTGTTAATGGAATAATATTAATTAGTTTATCAATTCCATTTGAGACAGCATAATCGAGTGGTGGATATGTAATATTCTTACTATTAAGAGAATATCCTTCTTCACCTAATACCTGCGATTTCCATAAAACTCTTCCATCTTTCAGTGAGATTAAATAATAAGTGAATTGACACGAAATTAATGTTGCAGGTTGAATCCCGTAATGTGTTCTAGAAGAAGTGTAACCTTTTTTCTTAACCACTTTATTTATCACACCAATAATCATTGCATCCGTAGAATCTTCATCAACAGCATAACCAATATCAGTATCAAAAAAATATTTTAGATCAAGTCTTCTCAATTTCTCAATAGAATCAATTATTTTAGAAATAACTAAAGTATCTGAGGTTAATATGGAATCAACAAGTGGTATAATAAACTTAGTATTTGGAAAATTTTGCTTTAATGAATTAAGAAAATGGTTTGTAGCAAAGAAAGTTCCATTATCAGTAGTATCATCAGGTGCCATTGGTAATAAAGCAATTGACCGTATTTTATATAAATTAAGTTTGGGTGATTCATATACCGAAAGAATCTGATTCCTTGGCCATACAATTCTATCGAGCAACTCATTGCACGCAGAAAAGAATATGATAAAACTTAGAGTGGAAAGAAGTAATAATAAACCGGTAATTTTACGGTAATTCATATTCTTATTAACTTAATCTGCATTTTTTAGATCAATGTCATTTATAATTTGCATTAATTTTAATATGATGTCAACGTATAAATGAAAGCAAAAGAAATTGCAGTTATTTTTTAAGTATTAGTAGTCAATTTTGAGTATGATTTACTAAATTTGTGCCTCAAAAATCTATTGTAAAAGGAAAGGTTCATGGGAAGAATATTCGAAACAAGAAAGCATGTAATGTTTGCGCGTTATGCACGTATGTCTAAAGCATTTAATAGAATAAGAAAAGATATTGAAATTGCTGTTAAAGCTGGTGGTTCTGATACGAAAGTAAATTTTAAACTCAGAATTGCAATACAAAATGCAAAAAGTGTTAACATGCCAAAAGATAAAGTTGAAGCTGCAATTAAAAGAGCTATATCAAAAGACACTACCGGTTATCAAGAAATAATTTATGAAGGTTATGCACCGCATGGAATTGGTGTAGTTGTTGAATGTGCGACAGATAATCCAACAAGAACTGTTGCAAACGTACGTCATCATTTTAGAAAACATGAGGGATCTTTAGGAACAACAGGTTCTATCTCTTTTATGTTTGAAAGAAAGGGATTGTTCAAAGTACTTAAAAATTCAGTTACTGATCTTGAGAATTTAGAATTAGAATTAATTGATTTTGGTCTTGATGAATTTTCTTACGACGATGAATTCATTTATATCTATACGCCGTTTCAAGAATACGGCACTATGCAGAAAGCTCTTGAAGAAAAAAATATTGAGATCAAAGCAACGGAACTTCAGTACTTACCTACGAATTACAAAGAAGTTACTGAAGAACAACGTAAAGAAGTAAATGCTCTTATCGAAGCTCTGGAAGAAGATGACGATGTTCAATCAGTTTATAATAATATGCAGTAATATTTTTTTTGCTCACTTCTTATTCATAATTAGAAGATAAACAACAAATGAAACTGCGAAACCTACGAACCAAGCATAGTCATATAAAAACCTGAGTGATGGAACCATCAATCCAATAAGCGCAATAAACACTCCTGCGGCTAATGCATATATTGCTTTTAGATTAAAACCATTCGTGTATTCATATTCACCGTTTCTTCTATAGAGATCAAGTACAATCAATTTCTTTTTCTTTATCAAGAAATAATCGCAAATCAAAATTCCAGCGATTGGTCCTAAGAATCCTGAGTAACCAACAAGCCAACCGAAGATATAGGCGCTGTAATCAGATAATAATTTCCATGGCATAATAACAATGCCGAGGATTGCCGTCATCATTCCGCCACGCACGAAATTAATTTTACTCGGATAAAGATTTGCAAAATCATTCGCCGGAGAAACCACGTTCGCTGCAATATTTGTTGTTAAGGTCGCAACCATCAGAGCCAGCAAGGAAATGACTACGATAATCGGATTCTGAAATTTTGAAAGAAGAACAACCGGGTCCCAAATTGCTTCACCAAAAATCACAACTGTTGCTGATGTGACTGCAACTCCGATAAACGAATACAGCGCCATTGTCGGAGGTAAACCAATTGCTTGTCCTAACATTTGTGCTTTTTGGCTTTTTGCAAAACGCGAAAAATCTGGAATGTTGAGAGATAGCGTTGCCCAATATCCAACCATTCCGGTTAATGCCGGAATAAAAAATTTCCAAAATTCTCCAACGGTTTGAAATTTACTTGGCTGACTTAAAATTGGTCCCCAACCTCCGCCCTGAACATAAGCCCAAATGAGAAGTGCAATTCCAACAACAAGAAGAAATGGTGCGCCAAGAGCTTCAAGCCACCGAATTGATTCCATTCCATTCACGATGAAATAAACATTCATCGCCCAAAAAATTAGAAAGCCTGCTGCCGATCCTAAATTCCATACAGCCCATTGCGGAATAAGAACGCTCATGAGCGAATTCAAAGCTTGTCCGCCAATCCATGTTTGAATACCGAACCATCCGCAAGCAACAACAGCGCGGAGAAGTGCGGGAACGTTTGAGCCAAGCGTGCCGAATGCCGCGCGTGCAAGTACCGGAAATGGAATTCCATATTTTGTACCGGCATGTGCATTAAGTATCATTGGAATTAGAACAATGACATTGCCGATTGTAATTGTCATAAGCGCCTGCCACCAGTTCATTCCACCGGCAATTAATCCACTGGCTAACATGTATGTTGTAATGCAAACACTCATCCCGATCCAGAGTGAAGCAATGTTGTATGTTCCCCAATTTCTTTGAACGATCTTTGTTGGTGCAAGATCTTTATTAAATAGTTTAGTGTCTTTAAGACCAGAAAGATCTGTTTCAATCAAGCCATCGGAAAAAAGTTTTTCCATGCTATCCTTTCATTGATGATTAAATTAATTCTTAGTGATTTACAGAATCCAATCTGTTAATTCCATGCGGCACCGTGTGTATCCCTCTTTACAAAATTTCCTCTTCCGGCTTTGCCAAGAAATTTTTTGTTCTCAATAATCACTTCTCCTCGTGAGATAACCAAATCAGCGTCACCTTTAACTTTCTTACCTTCGAACATTGAGTAGTCAACTTTCATGTGATGAGTCTTTGCGGAAATTGTGTGTTCCTTTTGCGGATCCCAAACAACAATGTCTGCATCGGAACCTGGAGCTATGGTTCCTTTGCGCGGATACATACCAAATATTTTTGCCGGGTTAGTAGAAGTTAGTTCAACCCATCTATTTAGAGAAAATCTTTTCTCATTCACACCGCCTTGATACAATAAGTGCAAACGATTTTCAAGTCCAGGTCCTCCGTTAGGGATTTTTGTGAAATTATCTTTTCCCATATCCTTCTGACCTTTAAAATTAAATGGGCAATGATCGGTTGATACAACTTGAAGATCATTCTTTTGTAATCCAGCCCACAACTTTTCTTGATTCCATTTTTCTCTTACCGGAGGAGAAAAAACATATTTCGCTCCTTCGAAATCCGGTTTGGCAATGTCATCAATTGAAAGATATAGGTATTGGGGACAAGTTTCTGCAAATACTGGTTGACCTTTAGCTCTTGCCTCACTGACTTTAATTAATGCGTCATTGCATGTAAGATGAACAATGTAAATTGGAGTCCCAGCCATCTCAGCCAAAGCTATTGCCCGATTTGTTGACTCGCCTTCTGCCGCAGCCGGACGGCTTAATGCATGATATAACGGAGAAAGATTTCCTTTAGCAACGGTTTCTTTAACAATTTGATCAATTACCATTCCGTTTTCTGCATGCATGCAAACTAACCCACCATTTTTTGAAGTTTGTTTCAAAGCTTTGAAAATTATTGCATCGTCAACCATCAATGAATTCGGGTAAGCGAGAAACAGTTTAAAACTTGTAACTCCTTCAGCTACCATATCATCCATCTCACTGATTCTCTCATCGGGCAAATCCGTAATGATCATATGAAACCCATAATCAATTGTTGCTTTTCCTTCAGCTTTCTTTCGCCAGGTATCCAATCCTTCACGCATACTTTTTCCTTTCGGCTGTATCGCGAAATCAATTAACGACGTTGTACCGCCAAAAGCCGCTCCAATTGTTCCTGTTTCAAAATCATCGCTCGAAGTTGTTCCGCCGAACGGCATATCAAGATGTGTGTGAACATCTATTCCGCCGGGGATTACATATTTTCCTTTTGCATCAATGATTTTAGCTGCTTGAATGTTGAGAGATAAACCGATTGTTGTGATCTTATCCTTCTCGATAAAAATATCGGCAATGTAATCTTGTTCTGCGGTAATAATGCGACCGTTTTTAATTAGTAATGACATGATCAATTCCAATCTTTATGAATAAAATTTTAATGAATAACTATATTGTGTTTATGCTGAAACTCCGCAAGATTTTCCCAGGTCATTTGCTTTCCGCTTTTCTTAAATTCTTCTGTTAATTGGTTCCAAGTTTTTGATGCAGAGCCGTCATCTATTCTCACCATAGAGATACAATTTTCAACCGGACAAACTAATGAACAAAGTGCGCAGCCGACACAATCTTTTTCTCGTACTTCGGTTTTGTTATGTCCGTTAACCGGAGTTAGATCAATACACTGATGAGCAGCATCCTCGCAAGCGATGTAACATAAATTACAATGAATACATTTCGATTGATCAATTCTGGCGATAGTTCGATTAAGCAAATCAAAATTTCCAAAATCATTCACTCGCGGAAGAGACTTTCCTCTAATCTGATCGAGAGAAGTAATTCCTTTCGATTCCATCCAGTTCGACATTCCTTCAATCATATCATCAACTATACGAAATCCATAATGCATTACTGCCGTGCAGACTTGAACACTTGAAGCACCGAGTAATATAAATTCTAATGCATCCCGCCAATTACTAATTCCTCCAATTCCCGAAATGGGAAGATTAACTTCCGGATCTATTGCAACTTGAGAAAGTAAATGAAGCGCAATGGGTTTTACTGCGGGACCAGCGTAACCACCATGCCCGCCCAATCCGCCAACGTTTGGTTTCAATTCAAATGTATCAAGATTAATTCCGATAATACTGTTGATAGTATTGATAAGAGAAATTCCATGAGCACCGGCAGCTTTTGCCGCACGTGCCGGCAATTGAATGTTGCTAACATTAGGAGTTAGTTTAACGAGCACAGGTATTGTCGAAACTTCAGTAACCCATTCAGTTATCATTTTGCAATATTCGGGAACTTG is a window encoding:
- a CDS encoding NCS1 family nucleobase:cation symporter-1, which codes for MEKLFSDGLIETDLSGLKDTKLFNKDLAPTKIVQRNWGTYNIASLWIGMSVCITTYMLASGLIAGGMNWWQALMTITIGNVIVLIPMILNAHAGTKYGIPFPVLARAAFGTLGSNVPALLRAVVACGWFGIQTWIGGQALNSLMSVLIPQWAVWNLGSAAGFLIFWAMNVYFIVNGMESIRWLEALGAPFLLVVGIALLIWAYVQGGGWGPILSQPSKFQTVGEFWKFFIPALTGMVGYWATLSLNIPDFSRFAKSQKAQMLGQAIGLPPTMALYSFIGVAVTSATVVIFGEAIWDPVVLLSKFQNPIIVVISLLALMVATLTTNIAANVVSPANDFANLYPSKINFVRGGMMTAILGIVIMPWKLLSDYSAYIFGWLVGYSGFLGPIAGILICDYFLIKKKKLIVLDLYRRNGEYEYTNGFNLKAIYALAAGVFIALIGLMVPSLRFLYDYAWFVGFAVSFVVYLLIMNKK
- the preA gene encoding NAD-dependent dihydropyrimidine dehydrogenase subunit PreA translates to MVDLSINCGGIKSPNPFWLASAPPSNSAYQNCKAFEQGWGGTVWKTIGEPVMNVFNRYGGLDYNGQKIFGLNNIELISDRPIEVNLKEIAETKKLWPDRAVVVSLMVESKRETWHEIVKRTIDTGCDGIELNYGCPHGMSERGMGAAVGQVPEYCKMITEWVTEVSTIPVLVKLTPNVSNIQLPARAAKAAGAHGISLINTINSIIGINLDTFELKPNVGGLGGHGGYAGPAVKPIALHLLSQVAIDPEVNLPISGIGGISNWRDALEFILLGASSVQVCTAVMHYGFRIVDDMIEGMSNWMESKGITSLDQIRGKSLPRVNDFGNFDLLNRTIARIDQSKCIHCNLCYIACEDAAHQCIDLTPVNGHNKTEVREKDCVGCALCSLVCPVENCISMVRIDDGSASKTWNQLTEEFKKSGKQMTWENLAEFQHKHNIVIH
- the hydA gene encoding dihydropyrimidinase, which translates into the protein MSLLIKNGRIITAEQDYIADIFIEKDKITTIGLSLNIQAAKIIDAKGKYVIPGGIDVHTHLDMPFGGTTSSDDFETGTIGAAFGGTTSLIDFAIQPKGKSMREGLDTWRKKAEGKATIDYGFHMIITDLPDERISEMDDMVAEGVTSFKLFLAYPNSLMVDDAIIFKALKQTSKNGGLVCMHAENGMVIDQIVKETVAKGNLSPLYHALSRPAAAEGESTNRAIALAEMAGTPIYIVHLTCNDALIKVSEARAKGQPVFAETCPQYLYLSIDDIAKPDFEGAKYVFSPPVREKWNQEKLWAGLQKNDLQVVSTDHCPFNFKGQKDMGKDNFTKIPNGGPGLENRLHLLYQGGVNEKRFSLNRWVELTSTNPAKIFGMYPRKGTIAPGSDADIVVWDPQKEHTISAKTHHMKVDYSMFEGKKVKGDADLVISRGEVIIENKKFLGKAGRGNFVKRDTHGAAWN
- a CDS encoding YebC/PmpR family DNA-binding transcriptional regulator, with the protein product MGRIFETRKHVMFARYARMSKAFNRIRKDIEIAVKAGGSDTKVNFKLRIAIQNAKSVNMPKDKVEAAIKRAISKDTTGYQEIIYEGYAPHGIGVVVECATDNPTRTVANVRHHFRKHEGSLGTTGSISFMFERKGLFKVLKNSVTDLENLELELIDFGLDEFSYDDEFIYIYTPFQEYGTMQKALEEKNIEIKATELQYLPTNYKEVTEEQRKEVNALIEALEEDDDVQSVYNNMQ